The Mercurialis annua linkage group LG2, ddMerAnnu1.2, whole genome shotgun sequence genome contains a region encoding:
- the LOC126668573 gene encoding uncharacterized protein LOC126668573, whose protein sequence is MLLQTNPGSIVDIQTTDGKFEYVFMALDASIKGWKYCRPVIVVDATFLKSTYRGMLLTASTQDGNGKIFPLAFAVVDSENHASWEYFFAKLLETFGRRAGLCIVSDRHDSISEAVKNIFPEASHGICAYHLLNNVKLKFGKKTNAKALRECFYGAAKSYSVQSFDYFMGQLDAINVAIRPYLEKIGVKKWARSHCKDNRFSTMTSNIAESMNAAIKAARELPVATLLEYLRFLTQKWTYTNRNAAICTMTKLTSKAENDLRDNYAISLRMKASTSVTNVHDVQDGEKTFIVKLREKNCTCGRFQIDEMPCPHTLAILSSLHLDPYQYCSKFFTKENLLVMYDGVVYPMPSQNNWDIPTEIERIEILPPIGKIPAGRPKKRRINGPAETINPSKCGRCDQRGHNRKTCRNLPK, encoded by the exons ATGCTTTTACAAACTAATCCGGGGTCAATAGTAGATATACAGACAACCGATGGAAAATTTGAATATGTTTTTATGGCTCTCGATGCATCCATAAAAGGTTGGAAGTACTGTAGGCCAGTGATTGTAGTCGATGCGACATTTTTAAAATCAACCTATCGTGGAATGCTATTGACAGCATCCACCCAAGATGGGAATGGTAAGATTTTTCCACTAGCATTTGCTGTTGTTGATTCTGAAAATCATGCTTCTTGGGAATACTTTTTTGCAAAATTACTGGAAACTTTTGGTCGAAGGGCTGGATTGTGTATAGTATCAGATAGGCACGATAGCATATCTGAGGCAGTCAAAAACATTTTTCCAGAAGCAAGTCATGGAATTTGTGCATACCATTTACTAAACAATGTTAAACTAAAGTTCGGAaagaaaacaaatgcaaaagcgTTGAGAGAGTGTTTCTATGGAGCTGCAAAGTCTTACTCAGTTCAGTCTTTTGACTATTTTATGGGACAACTAGATGCTATAAATGTTGCAATTCGACCCTATCTGGAAAAAATTGGGGTCAAAAAATGGGCAAGATCACATTGCAAAGACAATAGGTTCTCAACAATGACTTCAAATATAGCCGAATCTATGAATGCAGCTATCAAAGCAGCTAGGGAGTTACCAGTAGCGACACTTCTTGAATATTTGAGATTCTTGACGCAAAAATGGACTTACACGAATAGAAATGCCGCAATCTGTACAATGACTAAGTTGACAAGCAAAGCAGAAAATGATCTCAGAGATAACTATGCAATTTCTTTGAGAATGAAG GCTTCAACATCAGTTACTAATGTGCATGATGTGCAAGATGGTGAAAAGACATTTATAGTGAAACTGAGAGAAAAGAACTGTACATGTGGCAGATTTCAAATTGATGAGATGCCATGTCCACATACACTTGCAATATTATCCTCACTACACCTAGATCCTTATCAATACTGCTCTAAATTCTTCACCAAAGAGAATCTGCTTGTAATGTATGATGGAGTTGTGTATCCAATGCCAAGTCAAAACAATTGGGATATACCTACTGAAATTGAAAGGATTGAAATACTTCCACCAATAGGAAAGATACCAGCTGGAAGaccaaaaaaaagaagaataaatggACCAGCGGAGACAATTAATCCAAGTAAGTGTGGAAGATGTGATCAAAGAGGACATAACCGAAAGACATGTCGAAATCTACCAAAGTAG